One region of Pongo pygmaeus isolate AG05252 chromosome 21, NHGRI_mPonPyg2-v2.0_pri, whole genome shotgun sequence genomic DNA includes:
- the TOMM34 gene encoding mitochondrial import receptor subunit TOM34 translates to MAPKFPDCVEELRAAGNESFRNGQYAEASALYGRALRVLQAQGSSDPEEESVLYSNRAACHLKDGNCRDCIKDCTSALALVPFSIKPLLRRASAYEALEKYPMAYVDYKTVLQIDDSVTSALEGINRMTRALMDSLGPEWRLKLPSIPLVPVSAQKRWNSLPSENHKEMAKSKSKETTATKNRVPSAGDVEKAKVLKEEGNELVKKGNHKKAIEKYSESLLCSNLESATYSNRALCYLVLKQYTEAVKDCTEALKLDGKNVKAFYRRAQAHKALKDYKSSFADISNLLQIEPRNGPAQKLRQEVKQNLH, encoded by the exons ATGGCCCCCAAATTCCCAGACTGTGTGGAGGAGCTCCGCGCCGCCGGCAATGAGAGTTTCCGCAACGGCCAGTACGCCGAGGCCTCCGCGCTCTACGGTCGCGCGCTGCGGGTGCTACAGGCGCAAG GTTCTTCAGACCCAGAAGAAGAAAGTGTTCTCTACTCCAACCGAGCAGCATGTCACTTGAAGGATGGAAACTGCAGAGACTGCATCAAAGATTGCACTTC AGCACTGGCCTTGGTTCCCTTCAGCATTAAGCCCCTGCTGCGACGAGCATCTGCTTATGAGGCTCTGGAGAAGTACCCTATGGCCTATGTTGACTATAAGACTGTGCTGCAGATTGATGATAGTGTGACGTCAGCCCTAGAAGGCATCAACAG AATGACCAGAGCTCTCATGGACTCGCTTGGGCCTGAGTGGCGCCTGAAGCTGCCCTCTATCCCTTTGGTGCCTGTTTCAGCTCAGAAGAGGTGGAATTCCTTGCCTTCGGAGAACCACAAAGAGATGGCTAAAAGCAAATCCAAAGAAACCACAGCTACAAAGAACAGAG TGCCTTCTgctggggatgtggagaaagccAAAGTTCTGAAGGAAGAAGGCAATGAGCTTGTAAAGAAGGGAAACCATAAGAAAGCTATTGAGAAGTACAGTGAAAGCCTCTTGTGTAGTAACCTGGAATCTGCCACGTACAGCAACAG AGCGCTCTGCTATTTGGTCCTGAAGCAGTACACAGAAGCAGTGAAGGACTGCACAGAAGCCCTCAAGCTGGATGGAAAGAACGTGAAGGCGTTCTACAGACGGGCTCAAGCCCACAAAGCactcaag GACTATAAATCCAGCTTTGCAGACATCAGCAACCTCCTACAGATCGAGCCTAGGAATGGTCCTGCACAGAAGTTGCGGCAGGAAGTGAAGCAGAACCTACACTAA